A window of Vicinamibacteria bacterium genomic DNA:
GTGGAGAAGCCGCCGTTCGCCACCCCCGCCTTGGCCGTGACCTCGGTGAAGGTGCCGTTCCCGTTGTTCCGGAAGAGGCGGTTGCCGCCGAGGCCGGTCACGTAGAGGTCTGGCCAGCCGTCGTTGTCGTAGTCGGCGGCGGTCGCCCCCATGCCGTACATCTCGACCGCGAGGCCGGCCGCCTTCGTCACGTCGGTGAAGGTCCCGTCATGGTTGTTGCGGTATAGGGCGGGATAGGAGGCGGGCCCGGGGTGGCCGGGCCAGTTCTTGGAATTCACGAGGAAGATGTCTGGCCAGCCGTCGTTGTCGTAGTCGAAGAAGAGGCAGCCCGCGCCCATGGTCTCGGGCAGGTACTTCTTGCCGAAGGCGCCGCTGTTGTGCTTGAAGGTGATCTTGGCGGCCCCGGTAACGTCCGTGAACTGCAGGGGGGGAATCTGGGCCGAGGAGCGGCCGTCGCGGAGCGCGAGCGCGGCCGCGAGGACACCCAGGCCGAGGATGAGGCGCCGGGTGGCCCTCACTTCCCGCCCCTGGCCGCGTCCGCGGTGCGCGAAGGCGGGCGAAGGGGATAGGAGGACGGCGCGGGACGCGGAGCCGCCGAGCCGTGCTCGTGAATCTGCTGGCGCTCGTTGTTGTCCTCGGGATGGAGCTGTCGATAGGGTCCGGTGATGAACTGCGCCGACTCGTCCGCCTTGAAGCGCTGGTAGAGCGCCTCCTCCTTCTTGGCCATGGTCGCGTCTCCCAATCCTTGATAACACAGCATGAGGTTGTAGTGGGCCTGCAGATCCTCGGGGTCGATGGCGAGGACCTTCTGAAACTCGGCGATGGCCTCCCCATACCGCCGCTTGAGGAAGAGCACCCGCCCGGACTGGTTCCGCACCACCCGGTCGCGGGGGTACTGCGCGCCCGCCGCCTGCAGGTGCCCAAGGGCCTCGTCATAGCGCCCCAGAGCTTTCAGAACGGTGCCGAGGAAAAAATGGGTCTTGGCCAGACCGGGGTCCACGGCCAGGGCCTTTCGCAGGATCTCCTCCGCCCCTGCCATGTTCCCCTCCTGCACCCGCGCCCGCCCGACGTTCACCCAGCCGTCTGCGTACTCCGGCTCCATCTCCGTGACGCCGAGGAAGGCCGCTTCCGCGCCCTTGATGTCCCCCTGCAGGAGCAGGCCGATGCCGTAGTCGTTCCAGCGCTCGCGCACGGAGCGGTCGAGGAGGGGCTTCATCGCCGGGGGGGGCGCGTTCCGGGGCAGGATCCGAAGGGAGGCCTCGGCGGAGGCCATCACGGTGATGGGGATGTCGGGGATGGCCTTGATCTGCCCGGACACCTGGGCGGTGTCGCCAGTGAAGAGCCAGCGTCCGTCGTCGTGACTAGGGGTGAGGGAGAAGGCGGGCTGGGCCGGGTCGCGCACCCCCGCGAACGACCAGTGGGTGTTCCACCAGGAGAACTTGCGGTAGTTCACCCGGGCCTTCAGGGTGACGCGGTCCCCGCAATCGTCGGGAATCCGCAGCCGGTAGTGGACGGTGTCGGCCGCCCCCGGCGGGATGAGGCGCACGTAGGCCACCGACCGCGCCATCCAGGCATTGCGCTTGTTGATAGGGTGGCCGTGCTCGTCGAGGAGCAGGCTGCGGTAGAAGTGCGCCCCCGGCTCTACCGGGCCGCCCTCCTCCATCAGGCCGCTGTGGAAGATCGTCTTTCCGTTGCTGTCCACGGCCTCAAGCTCCACCCACACGTCGGGGGCATCCACCGTCCCGCCCGGGAAGAAGTGGCCCACCTTGCGCGTGCGCACCACCACTTCCACGCGGGCGGAGTCCCCGCGGCGAAGGGCGGGATCCACCTTGTCGAGGGGCGCGATGACGGGGGCGGGCGCGGCCAGAACCGCGCGGGGAGCGCCCGCGTTCAGGGACTCCTCCCCCACCGCGAAGGTGCTGGCCAGGCGCGGCTCCCCCCCGGCCACGCTCCGCTCCTCCCCCTTCTCCGGCCCCGTCCCCGCCACCAGACCGAAGACATCGACCGTGATCTGTTTGTCGCGCAGGAAGTCCTGGGTGACCTTGAGCTGGTCCTGGTCTCGGTTTACGAAGGGCAGGGCGGTGTTGGCGGCGGGGAAACGGTGGGAGTGTACCTGCCCCTCGCGGGCGGCGGGGTCGTGGCTGGCCACGAGGGGCATGTGGCAGTCCGCGCACTTCTGGGGCCGGGCCGGATAGTAGAACGACCGCGCCCCCTCCCCGGAGATCCCGGAAGCCTGCCAATTGTCGTACTCGTTGAAGCCCCGGAACCAGCGGTAGGCGTTCACGGGAACGTCCAGGTGCACCTTGTGGCAGGAGGAGCAGAACTCCGGCGTCTGGCGGGTGTGGAAGCTCTTCAAGAAGGTCTGCCGGTGCGGCCGGGGATCGAGCTTGAGCAGGTAGTCGTGGCCCCAGGCCAGAACCGGGTTCTCGCTCACCGCGAGGTCGTGCAGGGGCGGGTACTCGATCGTGAAGTCGCCCTGGCCCATCGTGCTCTTGACGTGCACGATGGAGTGGCAAGACGTGCAGCCAAGGCCGTTTTGCGCCTCAGCGGTGTCGATCTGGGACCGGATGGGCCGGTCGAAGCGGCCGTTGAAGAAGACGGCATGGTCATGGCAGCCCGCGCACCATTTCGAGGGCGTGGTGCCGGTTACGTCCTGCATGTACTCGATGGACTTCCGGTACCACTGGTTGTTGAAGGAAGAGAAATGGTGGGCGGAGGAGTTCCACTGGTCGTAGATGTCCTGGTGGCAGCGGCCGCAGGTCTTGCTGGTCATGAAGAAGTTGGCAGGGATGATGCCCTTGGTGTTGGTCTCCGCCGAAGAGGGGAAGAACGGGCTCCCCGTTCCCGCGCCCTCCCCCTCCATGGAAAGAGGCGGCAGGGCGGGGTTGATGATGGGGCGGAGGGGCTGAGGATCACGGTCGGAATGGAGGCGGGCGAAAGGAGCCGCCACCAGGGCCAGGCAGGCGCCGGCGACCATGGCCTGGTTCGCGTCGAGGGCCCGGGGGCTGCCCGCCGCCCGCCCCAGCACGTGCGCGAGCGTGAGAAGCGCGGCCAGACCCGCGCTGCCGATATGGGCATAGAGCGCCCAGCGGTACGGCCGGGTGGCTCCGAAGATCATCAAGAACACGCCGAGCGCGACGGCGGCTCCCAGGCAGAGGGCGGCCGCCTTCAGGAGCGGACCGAGGACCGAAAAGCGGCTCCGGAGGAGCGGCACGAGCGCGGCCGTGACCGCGAGGCCGAGGACCACGTGAAGCACGATGTTGCTGAAATAGAAGAGCGTGGGGTCGCTGCGCGCGGCCAGATAGGCACTGTTCAGGCCCAGGGCGAGGCAGCCCACGGCCAGCCACCGCTCGCGTCGCACGGCGTCCCAGGTGTCCGCCATCGCTCCTCCCCGCCTGATCCTAGTCCGGTCCCGGGTGCTTGGGTACGCCCGGGGACGCCAAGCGGGAAAGCAATTCCCCTTCCAGGCTCGGCGCGAGGTCCTCGGGGGTGGGCCGCCCCGGGGCAGGCGCTTCTGCGGGAGCAGGTTACGCCATCGGAGAGGCAGCGCCTGGGCTAGGCCCGGAGGGGCGGCCGCCGTATTCCTAAGCGCGGGTGACCATAGGTTCTACGGGCGTGCGCGGATGTCCCCCTGGCCAGGGGCGGTTATCATGGGGGCCGTGGAGATTGTCACGAAGGCCAAGGACGACCCTCCTGCCGGGGATGGCTGGATAAGGATGATCGGCGTGGCCGCGGCCGAGGGGGAGCTGAAGGACGTGTACGCCCGCTTGCGCGCGGGCGGGGGGGAGCGTCCCGCGGTTTACACGCCCCCCACGGGGGAGGTGGCGAACATCGTCAAGTCGCACAGCCTCGACCCGGAAGGGCTGGGGCTGGCCTTCGGAATGAGCGCGGCCATTCACTGGAGCCCGCGCTCGCTCCCCTGGGCTACGCGGGAGATGATCAACACCGTCACCTCCTCCGCCAACAACTGCTTCTATTGAGTGACGGCTCACGCAGAGTTTCTGCGTGCCGCCACGGACGACGAGCCGCTTGCCCGCCGGATGAAGGCGGACTTCCGCCAGGCCGGGCTGTCCGCCCGTGACCGCGCGATGCTGGAGTACGTGGACACGCTCAGCCACACCCCCTGGGCTCTCAACCCGGCGGGGGTGGACGGACTTCGGCGGGCGGACTTCCGGGAAGAGGAGATCCTGCACGTGGTCTTGGGCTGCGCCCACTTCAACTACCTCAACCGCATGGCGGACGGGCTCGGCATCCGGTTCGAGTACGAGAGCGCGCTGCCCCCCTTCCGGCCGCGAGAGAGGGGCCCCCGGCCCGCGCCGCCTCCGCCCCTGGCCGAGCCGAGCAGGGATTCTCCGGAGGACGAACCGGGCGCTTTCTACCGCATCCTTGGCGGTAACCCGGAAGCGTGCGCGCTGGCGTCGCAGTGGCGGGCTTTCCAGCTCCGGCCCACCCCGGGCCTGGAGGCGGTGACGCGGGTCCGAGTCGCCCTCTTCGTGTCCAGCCTGGACCGCTGCCCCACCGGCTACCGATCCTACCGGCGGAGCCTGGCCCGGCTGGGCGACGACGCCGCCGTCGCCGAGGCCCTGAACCGCGGCCAGGTCCCCCCTGGATTGCCCCCCCGGGAGCGCCTTCTCCTGGAACACGCCGCGCGCCTCACCGAGATGCCCTGGACAACCCGCGCGGAGCACCTCGACACGCTCCGCTCCGCGGGACTCGACGACCGGGGCATCCTAAAGCTCACGATGCTCGTCAGCTATTTGAGCTTCGAGAGCCGGGTGGCCCTGGGTCTCGGGGCGGGCCGGAGCGAGCTCTGAGCCCACCTCGTCGCAGGACGGCCTCCGGGCGCTTGGCCCCCCCGCCTCAGCCCGCGCGGTCCGTGGAGAACTTGTAGACGGTGGTGGTCTCGTACTTCTGACCGGGCTTGAGCCGCGTGCTCGGGAACTCCGGCTGGTTGGGAGAGTCCGGGAAGTGCTGGGTCTCGAGGCAGAATCCGGAGCGCCCGAGGTAGCGCTTCCCGGCCTTGCCGACCGGGGACCCCTTAAGGCCGTTCCCGGAGTAGAACTGCAGCCCCGGCTCGGAGGTGAGCACCTCCAGCACCCGGCCGCGGCGGGGCTCCCACACCGAAGCCGCGCGGCGGAGCGTGCCCGCTTGGCCGTTCAGGACGAAATTGTGATCGTAGCCTCGTCCGAGGGCCAGCTGCGGATCGTCGACCCCGATGCGGGCCCCGATCGCCATCGGCTTCCTGAAGTCCAGGGGGGTGCCGGCCACGGGGGCGAGGACGCCGGTAGGAATGAGGCCGGGCCCCACGGGAGTGTAGCGGTCGGCCTCGATCGTCAACTCGTGATCGAGGATGTCCCCCTCCCCCTCTCCGGCCAGGTTGAAGTAGGGGTGGCTGGTGAGGTTCAAGACGGTATCCTTATTGGTGACGGCCTCGTAGCGGATCCAGAGCTCGCTGGCCTCGCTCAGCGTGTAGAGCACAGTCACGGCGAGGTCCCCCGGATAGCCCTCCTCGCCGTCCCGGCTCGCGTAGGTCAGACGCACGCCAGGACCCTCAGCGGTCCGGACCGCTTGGGATGCCCAGCGGACCCGCCCAAAGCCCCGGAGCCCGCCGTGCAGATGGTTCTCTCCGTCGTTGACGGAGAGACGGTGCTCCACGCCCTCGAGCGTGAAGCGTCCCTTGGCGATGCGGTTCGCGTAGCGGCCCACGATGCCTCCGAAGGCGGGGCCCGCTAGCGCATAGTCGCCCTCGGAGTCGAAGCCGAGCACGACGTCGGCCACGTGGCCGCGGCGATCAGGAACGCGCAGGGAGCGGATGACCCCGCCCAGTTCGCCGATCGTGACCTCGGCTCCAGCCGCGTTTGTCAGGGTGTGCGGAGGTCCGGGCGGCCCGCTCGGCATCTTGGCCAACACCTCCTCCCCCCCGGGCCCTACGCTCCCTGTTCGGGGCCAGGCGTCCCGCCCGACTCCCCCTCCGCGGCTAGTTCTTTTCGAGCTTGGCCCACTCGGCGACGTACGCCTCCAGGTTCTCGGGCGTCACCACGTCCACTCCCGAGTCCATGACGCTCTTGGCGGGCGGCTTGCCCGCCTTGATCCCGGCCAGAAGCCGGACCGGCTCGCTGCCCCATCCGAAGTACTTCTGGCCAATCAGGACCTGGACCTTGCCCGCCCGCATGATCTCGGGCGCGGGGGGGATGGTGTCGAAGCTGACGAACTTGGTGCGCGCGGGATTCACGGGGGCGAGGGCGTTGCGGGTGAACACCGGCCAGCCGCCCACCGAGATCCAGGCCCCCAGGTCGCTGTACTTGTTGGTCGCGGTGGCGATGATCTCGACGCAGCGAACCGCGTCTTCCTTGATGTCGAAGACCTCCACCACCTTGATCCCGGGATGGCCCTGGAGCGACTCCTGCACGCCCTCTAGGCGGCGGCGGAGATTCTCCGCCCCCAGGCTCGTGATGATGGCCACCGTCCCCTTGTCGCCCAGCAGCTTGGCCGTCTGCTCCCCCATGATCTTGCCGGAGGCGAAGTCGTCGACCCCGTAGAAGGCGATGCGCTTGGACTTGGGCGCGTCGGCGTCCCAGGTCACCACGGGGATCCCGGACTCCACCGCCTTGTTGATGGTGTCGGTCAGGAAGTCGCCGTTCGTGCAGGAGATCGCGATGCCGTCCACGCGCTGGGTGATGAATGACTCCAGGATCTCCTTCTGGCGGAGCTGGTCGGCGGTCTCCGAGGCGCGCCAGATGATCTCCACGTTGCCCAGGGCGGCCGCGGCCCGCTCCGCGCCGACCTTGGCGTAGTTGAAGACGGGCAGGTCCAGCGACTTCGGGATCACCGCGAAGCGGTACTTGGCCGTCGCCGGGGCCGACGCCGGCCCGGCCCCACCGCAGGCCACGAGCAGCAACCCCGACAGGCCCCAGAAAATCGGAAAGCGCAGGTTCATGTGGACTCAGGCTCCTTTCTTGGCGATCAACTGGTCCATGACCACGATGCCCACCACGGCCAGGCCCACGATGAGCCGGTCATAGAAGGTCGCGCCCGGGATCTGGGGCAGCGCGTTGCGGAGCACGCCGAAGATCAGCGTGCCCAGCACCGCCCCCAGGACGGACCCCCGCCCACCGGAGAGGCTGGCTCCGCCCACCACGGCGGAGGCGATGATGTCCAGCTCGTAGCCGGTGGCGAGATCGGCCTTCCCCTGCCCCAGGACCAGGGTCAGGATCACGCCCGAGACGGAGGCCAGCACTCCCGCGGCAACGTAGACCACGGTCTTGACGCGCCCCACGCGGATTCCGGAGAAATGGGCGGCCGTCTCGTTGCCGCCCAGGGCGAACACGGCGCGGCCCCCCTGGTAGCTCTTCATGAAGACGTGGAAGAGGAGGGCCAGGGCCACCATCACGATCGGCGCCAACCAGTCGGGGGGAAGCCCCAGGGGGCGGAAGCCCGCGGGGAGCCGGCTGGAGACGTCGAAATAGCGCCCCTCGGTGATGATGAAGGCCAGGCCGCGGCTGATTCCCATCACGCCCAGGGTGGCGATGAAGGGGGGCAGCCGGACCAGGACCACCAGCGCGGAAGTGATCCCGCCCGCCACCACTCCCACCAGGAGCCCGGCCAGGGTCGAGGAGAGCAGCGGCCAACCCGACACCACGTAGAGCTGGCCGGTCACCACCCCCGAGAGCGCGATCACCGCGCCCGGGGCGAGGTCGATGCCCCCGGAAATGATCACCATGGCCGCGCCAATGGCGGAGATGCCGTAGATCGACGAGTACTTCAGGATCAAGACCGTGTTGGCGGCGTTCAGGAAGGGATGGGGCCGACCGCCCGCGGGCCAGAGGTACCAGCCGAAGAACGCCATCTCCAGGAGGAGGATGAGCAGGGTGCCCAGCTCGCGGACCCTCAGCAGCCTCCCCATTTCGATCCTCAGTGGCGGACGGCGGTGGCGAGGCGCATGACGCCCTCCTCCGTCGCCTCCGCCGCCTTTAGCTCGCCCTGGATCCGCCCCTCCCGCATGACCACGATGCGGTGGGCGAGGGCCAGCACCTCGGGCAGGTCGCTGGACACCAGGAGGCAGGCCACCCCCGCCGCCGCCTGCGCGCGCACGGTCTCGTGGATCTCGTACTTGGCGCCCACGTCCACTCCCTTGGTCGGCTCGTCCAGCATCAGCAGCCGTGGACGCGTGAGCAGCCAGCGCGCCAGCATCAGCTTCTGCTGGTTGCCGCCGCTCAGGCGGTCGGGGGTGGCCTCCAGGCTAGGGGCCTTGATCTCTAGGTCCTCCTGCATCCTGGAGCTGGCCTCCGCCTCCCCCTGGGCGTCGATGCGCCAGCGCCCGCTCGCCAGCTCGCGCGCCATCACCATGTTGTCGCGGGCGCTGAGATTGAAGAACAGCCCCTGGCGCTGGCGATCCTCGGGGGCGAGGGCGATCCCCGCGCGCACGGCGGCGACCGGGCTCCGGACGTGGAGGGGCGCGCCCTGAAAGCGGACCCCCCCCGCCGCGGAGGGGCGCACGCCGAACAGCGTCTCCAGAAGCTCGCTCCGACCGGAGCCGACCAGCCCGAAGAGCCCCACGATCTCACCCCGCCGCACTACGAGCGAGACCCCCTCGAACCAGGGACGTCGCGTCAGCCCGTCGACCTCCAGCACGGGCGGAGCGGCGTGGTCGACCTCGCGGAGGCCGGACGCGGACTCTAGGTCGCGCCCCACCATGGCGCGCACGATGTCGGGCGCGGTCACCGCGGAGCGGGCGAAGCTGCCCACGTGGCCGCCGTCGCGCAGGACCGTGATCCGATCGCACAGGCGGAATATCTCGGGGAGCTTGTGGGAGACGTAAAGGAGGGTGACGCCGCGGGTGCGCAGACGCTCCAGGATCCTGAAGAGGTCGGCGGTCTCGGCGTCCGTGAGGCACGTCGTCGGCTCGTCCAGGATCAGGATCCGGCAGTCAAAGGCCAGCGCGCGGGCGATCTGCAGGAGCTGGCGCTGGGCGGTGCTCAGAGAGCCCGCCTCCTCGTCCGGCCGGACCGTGAGGTGGAGCTCCTCGATCAGCTCGCCCGTGCGCGCCCGCATCTCGGCGTTGCGCAGCCGGCCCCGGCCGTCCGTGAGCTCGCGCCCCGCGAAGATGTTCTCGCTGACGCTCAAGTTGGGAAAGAGGACCTGCTCCTGGTACACCATGCCGATGCCATGGTCCAGGGCGTGGCGAGGGGTGGCCAGGTCGAGCCGCTCGCCTTCCCAGAGCAGCTCGCCCGAATCGGGACGCAGGATGCCGGCCAGCACCTTCATCAGGGTGGACTTGCCGGCCCCGTTCTCGCCCACCAGGGCGTGGGCCTCCGCCCGTTCCACCGCGAAGCTGACTCCGCGCAGGGCCCTCACCGCCCCGAAGGACTTCGCGACCTCGCGGAACTCGAGGCCGCCCATCAGGCAAGCTCCCCCACCAACGAGGCATGAGCGGGGAGGGTCAGCTCGCCCGTCACCAGGCGGCCGTCGGAGAGGTCGCGGAGGCGAGCCGTGGCCAGGGACAAGGATTGCGGAGCGTTCTTGAAGTTGTGCAGGAACAGGAAGGTCCGCCCTCCCCCCACGCGTTTCTGCACCGTGACCCCCTCGGGAAGGAGCACGTCAAGACAGCGAGAGACCTTGAGGTCCCGCAGGAGGGCCTCGGCCAAGGCGTCGTGGAAGGCCTCCTCCGCCGGCCGCGCGGCCAGGTAGTACACGCGTCCGGATCCCACCCGGTTCACGGTCAGGCAGGGCTCCCCCGCGTAGAAGTCGGTCTTGTAAGTGGCCAGCACCCGTGCCCCTTCGGGATGGATGCGCTCGCAGTACTCCCGCACCGGGTGCTCGCCGGCGAGGCCGAGCGGGTTCCCGCCCGCGGGCACGATCCGTTGCGGGGGATTGGGGTAGAGCGCGTCGATCTCCTCCGCCCAGACGCCGGCCAGCTCCCTGAGACCCCCTCCCGGCCCGCCGCCCCGCCACACCAGGTTGTTCTCGTTCACCACCCCGGAGAGATAAGTCAGGAGCAGCGTCCCCCCCCCGCTCACGAAAGCCTTGAGCCGCTCCCCCACCCCGGGCTTCAGCAGGAACAGCATGGGCGCCACCAGCAGCCGATAGCGATCGAAGGGGGCCAGGCTCTCCACCACGTCGACCGGCACTCCGAGCTTCCAGAATGGCCGGTAGTGGTCGATGGCGGTGGTCACGTACTCCTTGTCGAAGCGACCGGCTCCGTCGCGGCTCCGTCGCGGGCCTTGCGAATGGGAGAGGGCCCAGCGCGCCTCCCAGTCGTGGATCACCGCCACCTCCGGACGCACGGTGGTGCCGACGACAGCGTCCAGCTTGCGGAGCAACGCCCCCACCCCGGCCACATCCTGGAACACGCGCGTCCGGTCCGACCCTTCGTGGTCCACGACGGCGCCGTGGAACTTCTCGTAGCCGCCCCGCCCCTTCCGCCACTGGAAATACATAGCGGTGTCGGCGCCGTGGCCGATGGCGAGGAGCATCTCCTGGCGATGCTGGCCGGGCGGCTTTAGGGCCGGGGTCTGGAACCAGTTCGTGCTGCTCGGCGTGGACTCCATAAGGATGAAGGGCAGCCCGCCCTTCAGGCTGCGGTAGAGATCGTGGATGAAGGAAAGCCCGGGCACCTGGCGCCAGGACTCGTCCCCGTGCAGCGTCGGGTAGGCATCCCAGGCCATCCGGTCGCAGATCCCGGTGAAGCGGGCGTAGTCGAGCCCCATGAACGTCCCCATCATGTTGGTGGTCACGGGCACATGAGGAGCGGCCGCTTTCAGGGGTAAGACCTCGTGGCGCATGAAGTCGACGGTCTGGTGCGTGACGAAGCGGTCCCAGTCCAGGAGCATGCCGTCCAGAGGGGTGGCGCGGGGGTCGATCTGTGCCCAGGATTGGAAGGTCTGGCTCCAGAAGGAGCTCCACCAGGCGCGGTTGAGCGCATCTAGGCTCGGGTAGCGCGCCTTTAGCCAAGTGCGGAACGCGTCCAGGCAGTAGTCGCAGTAGCAGGCGCCGTTGTACTCGTTCGATATATGCCAGAGGGCGAGGGCCCGGTGGGAGGCGTACCGCTGAGCCAGCTTGGCATTGATGATCCCCACCTTTTCTCGGTACACGGGCGAGGTGAAGCAGTGGTTGTGGCGGTGACCATGGGGTTCGCGCCGGCCTTCGGCGTCGACGCGGCGCACCTCCGGATACTTCTCGGACATCCAACGGGGCTTGGCTCCGGAGGGGGTGGCGAGGAACGCGTTGAAGCCGCGCGCGGCGAGCCCGTCCATGACGCGATCAAGCCATCCGAACTCGAAGCGCCCCTCCTCGGGCTCGAGATGGCTCCAGGCGAAGATGCCGACCGAGAACGTGTTGCAACCGGCCTCCTCCATCAGGCGGAAGTCCTCCTCGAGGACGGCCGGCTCATCGAGCCACTGGTCGGGATTCCAATCGCCGCCGTGCAGGATGTGCGGATAGCGGGGGATGATCGGCGGGTAAAGATCCGTCGACGGGGCCGCCGCGCCCGTCGCCCCGGGGGACGGGGCAGCGACTAAGCGGCGGGGAAACGCCAGCCAGGAGGCGGCGCCCAGCGCTCCTTGGAGGAAGAAACGACGCGAGAGGTCGGCGGAGGGAGACGCCCCCGCCCTCCCGGGCCCGCGGCTCCGCTTCGACGCCGCTGGGCTCAAGGTCTGACCTCCACCCTGGCGGTTGGTTGGTGTCCACGAACGAGCCGCCGACGCGGGCGCCAGCCACTGCGCGGCCGGGCGACGGTTGGAGTCTTCCGGAGCCTTCTCTGCGCGGGAACCCCTTAGCCCCCCGCCTGGCCTCCGAACGCGGGGGCTACTCTACCACCTCTCCCCCCGGCGCTCATCGGGTCAAGGACGACCGGGTTCGACACTTCAAAGGCCGAAACCGGAAACGGCCCCCTGCATCTGGTCGTTTGGGCGGTACGAATGGGGAGGAGGACGACGGATCCCGCCGCGCCATAGGAGGGCCGCCCAAGGGGAGCGTGGCCTTGAGACATCGGCGCCCGCGGGTGCCATTTCAAGATCAGGAATGCACAGCCCGACACCCGCAGGATGAGATCGAAGCCTTCCGAGCGCTCGGCTCGGGAGGCACTTCCGGGCTAGTGCCCGGGGCTAGCGTTCCCAGCGACCGCCAACCCAGTAATAGCCGCGATCGTTGTGGTCCCAACGACCATCGGTCCAGTGACGGCCGCGTTTGTCGCGCGCGAAATGTCCGGCCGTCCACTCATGGTGCTGCCGGTGCCAGCGCCAATAGCCCGACTGCCAAACGTACCCGTTCCGATCGTCGTGGTTTTCGATCCGCACGTCTGGCGGTTGAATGCGGACGTAGACCGTCGCCCACGCGCTTGGGGCTGCCGCCAGAATGAAACCCGCCAATAGCGGAATCTTTAGCCATCCCTTGTTTGGGTTGTTCATTTGCTTCCTCCTCATCTCTACTCGATTGAGGAAGCAAGGCGCGTGCCGGTTCACGGAGAGCGCGCTGGTTGCCCTTTTCGCTGATCCGGCAG
This region includes:
- a CDS encoding tetratricopeptide repeat protein, which encodes MADTWDAVRRERWLAVGCLALGLNSAYLAARSDPTLFYFSNIVLHVVLGLAVTAALVPLLRSRFSVLGPLLKAAALCLGAAVALGVFLMIFGATRPYRWALYAHIGSAGLAALLTLAHVLGRAAGSPRALDANQAMVAGACLALVAAPFARLHSDRDPQPLRPIINPALPPLSMEGEGAGTGSPFFPSSAETNTKGIIPANFFMTSKTCGRCHQDIYDQWNSSAHHFSSFNNQWYRKSIEYMQDVTGTTPSKWCAGCHDHAVFFNGRFDRPIRSQIDTAEAQNGLGCTSCHSIVHVKSTMGQGDFTIEYPPLHDLAVSENPVLAWGHDYLLKLDPRPHRQTFLKSFHTRQTPEFCSSCHKVHLDVPVNAYRWFRGFNEYDNWQASGISGEGARSFYYPARPQKCADCHMPLVASHDPAAREGQVHSHRFPAANTALPFVNRDQDQLKVTQDFLRDKQITVDVFGLVAGTGPEKGEERSVAGGEPRLASTFAVGEESLNAGAPRAVLAAPAPVIAPLDKVDPALRRGDSARVEVVVRTRKVGHFFPGGTVDAPDVWVELEAVDSNGKTIFHSGLMEEGGPVEPGAHFYRSLLLDEHGHPINKRNAWMARSVAYVRLIPPGAADTVHYRLRIPDDCGDRVTLKARVNYRKFSWWNTHWSFAGVRDPAQPAFSLTPSHDDGRWLFTGDTAQVSGQIKAIPDIPITVMASAEASLRILPRNAPPPAMKPLLDRSVRERWNDYGIGLLLQGDIKGAEAAFLGVTEMEPEYADGWVNVGRARVQEGNMAGAEEILRKALAVDPGLAKTHFFLGTVLKALGRYDEALGHLQAAGAQYPRDRVVRNQSGRVLFLKRRYGEAIAEFQKVLAIDPEDLQAHYNLMLCYQGLGDATMAKKEEALYQRFKADESAQFITGPYRQLHPEDNNERQQIHEHGSAAPRPAPSSYPLRPPSRTADAARGGK
- a CDS encoding aldose epimerase family protein encodes the protein MPSGPPGPPHTLTNAAGAEVTIGELGGVIRSLRVPDRRGHVADVVLGFDSEGDYALAGPAFGGIVGRYANRIAKGRFTLEGVEHRLSVNDGENHLHGGLRGFGRVRWASQAVRTAEGPGVRLTYASRDGEEGYPGDLAVTVLYTLSEASELWIRYEAVTNKDTVLNLTSHPYFNLAGEGEGDILDHELTIEADRYTPVGPGLIPTGVLAPVAGTPLDFRKPMAIGARIGVDDPQLALGRGYDHNFVLNGQAGTLRRAASVWEPRRGRVLEVLTSEPGLQFYSGNGLKGSPVGKAGKRYLGRSGFCLETQHFPDSPNQPEFPSTRLKPGQKYETTTVYKFSTDRAG
- a CDS encoding substrate-binding domain-containing protein codes for the protein MNLRFPIFWGLSGLLLVACGGAGPASAPATAKYRFAVIPKSLDLPVFNYAKVGAERAAAALGNVEIIWRASETADQLRQKEILESFITQRVDGIAISCTNGDFLTDTINKAVESGIPVVTWDADAPKSKRIAFYGVDDFASGKIMGEQTAKLLGDKGTVAIITSLGAENLRRRLEGVQESLQGHPGIKVVEVFDIKEDAVRCVEIIATATNKYSDLGAWISVGGWPVFTRNALAPVNPARTKFVSFDTIPPAPEIMRAGKVQVLIGQKYFGWGSEPVRLLAGIKAGKPPAKSVMDSGVDVVTPENLEAYVAEWAKLEKN
- a CDS encoding ABC transporter permease, with translation MGRLLRVRELGTLLILLLEMAFFGWYLWPAGGRPHPFLNAANTVLILKYSSIYGISAIGAAMVIISGGIDLAPGAVIALSGVVTGQLYVVSGWPLLSSTLAGLLVGVVAGGITSALVVLVRLPPFIATLGVMGISRGLAFIITEGRYFDVSSRLPAGFRPLGLPPDWLAPIVMVALALLFHVFMKSYQGGRAVFALGGNETAAHFSGIRVGRVKTVVYVAAGVLASVSGVILTLVLGQGKADLATGYELDIIASAVVGGASLSGGRGSVLGAVLGTLIFGVLRNALPQIPGATFYDRLIVGLAVVGIVVMDQLIAKKGA
- a CDS encoding sugar ABC transporter ATP-binding protein, which encodes MGGLEFREVAKSFGAVRALRGVSFAVERAEAHALVGENGAGKSTLMKVLAGILRPDSGELLWEGERLDLATPRHALDHGIGMVYQEQVLFPNLSVSENIFAGRELTDGRGRLRNAEMRARTGELIEELHLTVRPDEEAGSLSTAQRQLLQIARALAFDCRILILDEPTTCLTDAETADLFRILERLRTRGVTLLYVSHKLPEIFRLCDRITVLRDGGHVGSFARSAVTAPDIVRAMVGRDLESASGLREVDHAAPPVLEVDGLTRRPWFEGVSLVVRRGEIVGLFGLVGSGRSELLETLFGVRPSAAGGVRFQGAPLHVRSPVAAVRAGIALAPEDRQRQGLFFNLSARDNMVMARELASGRWRIDAQGEAEASSRMQEDLEIKAPSLEATPDRLSGGNQQKLMLARWLLTRPRLLMLDEPTKGVDVGAKYEIHETVRAQAAAGVACLLVSSDLPEVLALAHRIVVMREGRIQGELKAAEATEEGVMRLATAVRH
- a CDS encoding beta-galactosidase, translated to MSPAASKRSRGPGRAGASPSADLSRRFFLQGALGAASWLAFPRRLVAAPSPGATGAAAPSTDLYPPIIPRYPHILHGGDWNPDQWLDEPAVLEEDFRLMEEAGCNTFSVGIFAWSHLEPEEGRFEFGWLDRVMDGLAARGFNAFLATPSGAKPRWMSEKYPEVRRVDAEGRREPHGHRHNHCFTSPVYREKVGIINAKLAQRYASHRALALWHISNEYNGACYCDYCLDAFRTWLKARYPSLDALNRAWWSSFWSQTFQSWAQIDPRATPLDGMLLDWDRFVTHQTVDFMRHEVLPLKAAAPHVPVTTNMMGTFMGLDYARFTGICDRMAWDAYPTLHGDESWRQVPGLSFIHDLYRSLKGGLPFILMESTPSSTNWFQTPALKPPGQHRQEMLLAIGHGADTAMYFQWRKGRGGYEKFHGAVVDHEGSDRTRVFQDVAGVGALLRKLDAVVGTTVRPEVAVIHDWEARWALSHSQGPRRSRDGAGRFDKEYVTTAIDHYRPFWKLGVPVDVVESLAPFDRYRLLVAPMLFLLKPGVGERLKAFVSGGGTLLLTYLSGVVNENNLVWRGGGPGGGLRELAGVWAEEIDALYPNPPQRIVPAGGNPLGLAGEHPVREYCERIHPEGARVLATYKTDFYAGEPCLTVNRVGSGRVYYLAARPAEEAFHDALAEALLRDLKVSRCLDVLLPEGVTVQKRVGGGRTFLFLHNFKNAPQSLSLATARLRDLSDGRLVTGELTLPAHASLVGELA